In Acropora muricata isolate sample 2 chromosome 11, ASM3666990v1, whole genome shotgun sequence, one DNA window encodes the following:
- the LOC136889897 gene encoding uncharacterized protein: MGDKEHVMEPSKHQHSLDEYGVGDEKKKELCQPSPEDKKPPQLSFKLKKPVDVPKSTETWNDDHLPIDILLLTAESCDFLSCFSFLDQPFKSYKFGIGHVYFGYMGVARDQEKLKVALVNCSKGAAAPGGSLTVVQNVVRVLGPKAVFSVGTCISLGLEKARIGDVVISSRLTTTEGFKTPTSPHLGSLARDAPYGWEAPLKRPDEQEIKVHCNGDILSQSLREKCQNANICEQYPEAIAIESEGEGVYAAAYDANIEWVIVKGVASYFHQSQSATDEWMSFASAMAASVVTRILNDPVVFREWPHCNQVRLSSSKSEKKKQETRVKRKRADSDISEVVELLKREYNRRTDFSPLLWSKAMKLQLKEVYTKLRVVSKVEGEGSEKDVDDIFGSIEEDNDRLVLLEGSPGIGKTTFCLKLAHDWANGLMPRNFPTFKLVFLLKCRDIMKDVVEEIFEQLLPEDLEEKIKKALSNFLMKLNNQKQILIILDGLDELREKADDRVNKVLGRKKLAFCYVLATTREEKGIYTRQQFKFDICLAIKGFSEEDSFEYIRKHFRSIGTKDSSKGERLIEEIERNPLLRHLQSNPLNLLLLCVVYEDYEGSLPSSMTELYRTIVTCLLERYCARELKVSKKDEHLEKHFEVPILALGELAWKCLLNDELSFYEDELEELGRSNENIVARRLGLVYKEESLRRLKPRHSYSFLHKTFQEYLAAAHIAHKLRGSEFQMLEQMLFPLNARWKFKQVFVFVCGILGEEANIVFEQIGNMLQKQWDWLECEMSTARFFVDSWKETGNAKGMAKTLCSFLPFPRALYVWNDEQCVALCVVLNECSEFPEELTVAEVHVSPVVFSENVSDLIDVLEDVNKTLREKLTFALFPVVGVRVSKVSDFGLSSVRLRICGSLDSFSLQDVENLLLHKCLSSLSITVCGDVQESLVETLARGLAGESAVKFLDLCLNGNFSSRGASLLRQGILRNRSLTSIKVSVNGEPPENWQAVAKNLRAQFAEKAIVSEIYPNTFSKVKDSQLTHLNRFLSETDLKQQTATLNVWGELSGDGCKALCEVLLHTPVSHLTLNIHGQLTDQILRYITRCLEQQGKLSSITINAWVEMTEKENKLIKELGLDKNPSFSLNVHGTSSPLKESSDSKDVSSDEPQSVFALFQKATKGPSSKFTEDTSQKSLTLKINDDKSNEWEHGLAEGLVGNTSLKSLPLEMYDSDDEYSDDDNEWERGIGEGLARNTSLESLTIKIVNVNGKWRHGLGEGLAGNTSLKSLTLEIDLDGGDNDEWGRGLGEGLARNTSLESLTIKIVNVSFVNGKWGHGLGEGLAGNTSLKSLTLEIEGYDYDHYDDDEWGRGLGEGLARNTSLESLTIKIVNVSFVNGKWGHGLGEGLAGNTSLKSLTLEIDLDGDDNDEWGRGLGEGLARNTSLETLTIKIVNVANGEWGHVRFVNGKWGHGLGEGLAGNTSLKSLTLEMGLGGDDNDKWGRGLGEGLARNTSLESLTIKIVDLRLMYIISGHVSFVYGKWGHGLGEGLAGNTSLKSLTLEIEDYDYDHYDDDEWGRGLGEGLARNTSLESLTLAIICYDTESNDWRYFLGESLGKNNSLNSLTLTINNCSYLGDKWGVLIAEGLARNTSLKSITLTMNNYFYVSSVWELGLFSGSARNTSLKSITLSINNYGIMKEEWRHDIIEGLARNASLTSITLAINNYGDMKGEWGHCLFEGLARNTSLNSLTLTANNYGDMSKEWGCALREILRKRESLTECNLIVDICGKC; the protein is encoded by the exons GGAGACAAGGAGCATGTTATGGAACCATCTAAACATCAACATTCCTTGGATGAATatggag tgggtgatgaaaaaaagaaggaactTTGTCAACCTTCTCCAGAAGACAAAAAGCCACCACAGCTCAGTTTCAAGTTGAAAAAGCCTGTTGATGTTCCAAAATCCACAGAAACCTGGAATGATGATCAtctgccaattgatattttacTATTGACTGCTGAGAGCTGtgatttcttgagctgtttctccttcctggatcaacctttcaaaagttacaagttTGGGATTGGTCATGTGTACTTTGGATATATGGGAGTTGCCAGGGACCAGGAAAAGTTAAAAGTTGCATTGGTGAATTGCTCTAAAGGGGCTGCAGCCCCAGGAGGCTCTTTGACAGTGGTTCAGAATGTAGTTAGAGTCTTGGGGCCTAAGGCTGTATTTTCAGTGGGAACTTGCATCAGTTTAGGCTTGGAAAAGGCCAGAATTGGAGATGTAGTCATATCTTCGAGGCTAACAACCACGGAGGGATTCAAAACTCCTACTAGTCCACATCTTGGCAGTCTTGCTCGAGATGCTCCCTATGGCTGGGAGGCTCCATTGAAACGTCCAGATGAACAGGAGATTAAAGTACATTGCAATGGTGATATCCTGAGCCAGTCACTGAGAGAGAAGTGTCAAAATGCTAATATTTGTGAGCAATATCCTGAAGCAATTGCAATTGAGTCAGAAGGCGAAG GTGTTTATGCAGCAGCATATGATGCAAACATTGAATGGGTGATCGTGAAAGGTGTTGctagttattttcatcaaagccagTCTGCAACTGATGAATGGATGTCTTTTGCGAGCGCTATGGCTGCTTCTGTAGTGACCAGGATCCTAAATGATCCAGTAGTTTTCCGGGAATGGCCGCACTGTAACCAAG TGAGATTGAGCAGCAGTAAAAGTgagaagaagaaacaagaaacgagagtaaaaagaaagagag CCGATAGCGATATCTCTGAGGTGGTGGAGCTACTAAAAAGAGAGTATAACCGACGAACTGATTTCAGTCCGCTTCTGTGGAGCAAAGCCATGAAGTTACAACTTAAAGAAGTCTATACAAAGCTTAGAGTTGTATCCAAAGTGGAAGGAGAAGGTTCGGAGAAAGACGTGGATGATATCTTTGGGTCGATTGAGGAAGATAATGATCGTTTGGTGCTTTTAGAGGGAAGTCCAGGAATTGGCAAAACAACCTTCTGTCTCAAACTTGCTCACGACTGGGCGAATGGTTTAATGCCTCGTAATTTTCCTACtttcaaacttgtatttttgcTCAAATGCAGGGACATAATGAAAGACGTAGTGGAAGAAATTTTTGAGCAGCTTCTACCCGAAGATCtcgaggaaaaaataaaaaaagcccTTTCCAATTTCCTTATGAAATTGAATAATCAGAAACAAATTCTCATTATTTTGGATGGCTTGGATGAGCTCCGAGAAAAAGCGGATGATCGCGTAAACAAAGTTCTTGGCAGAAAAAAGTTGGCGTTTTGCTACGTATTGGCCACAACCCGCGAAGAAAAGGGGATTTATACCAGACAACAATTTAAATTTGATATTTGCCTTGCGATTAAAGGATTTAGTGAAGAGGATTCGTTTGAGTACATAAGGAAACATTTCAGGAGTATTGGTACAAAGGATTCATCCAAGGGAGAAAGGCTCATAGAAGAAATAGAACGGAACCCCCTATTACGTCACCTCCAAAGTAATCCTTTAAATTTACTACTCCTTTGCGTTGTTTACGAGGACTATGAAGGAAGTCTACCGTCGTCCATGACTGAACTTTACCGAACCATTGTGACGTGCCTTTTGGAAAGATATTGTGCCAGAGAATTGAAGGTTTCTAAAAAGGACGAACATTTAGAAAAACATTTTGAAGTACCCATCCTAGCACTTGGGGAGCTTGCTTGGAAATGTCTGTTGAATGATGAGCTGAGTTTTTACGAAGACGAATTAGAAGAGTTAGGAAGAAGCAATGAGAATATTGTGGCTCGTAGACTTGGCCTTGTTTACAAGGAGGAAAGTTTGAGGCGGTTGAAACCACGTCATTCGTACAGCTTCCTTCACAAaacgtttcaagagtatttagCAGCGGCACACATCGCTCATAAACTTCGAGGAAGCGAATTTCAGATGTTGGAGCAAATGCTATTCCCCTTGAACGCGAGGTGGAAATTTAAAcaagtatttgtatttgtatgtgGAATACTGGGCGAGGAGGCAAATATTGTCTTTGAACAGATTGGAAATATGCTACAGAAACAATGGGACTGGTTAGAATGCGAAATGTCCACCGCGAGGTTTTTCGTGGACAGttggaaagaaactggaaacgcTAAAGGAATGGCAAAAACTCTGTGTTCATTCTTACCCTTTCCACGGGCCCTATACGTATGGAATGACGAGCAATGCGTTGCCCTTTGTGTTGTTCTAAATGAGTGCTCAGAATTTCCCGAGGAACTGACAGTCGCTGAAGTTCACGTATCACCAGTTGTATTTTCTGAAAATGTTTCCGACCTCATCGATGTTTTGGAAGATGTGAACAAGACCTTGAGAGAAAAGTTGACGTTTGCTTTGTTTCCAGTTGTTGGGGTGCGTGTGTCTAAAGTCTCTGATTTTGGATTGTCATCTGTTCGTCTCAGGATTTGTGGTTCATTGGACTCATTTTCATTGCAAGATGTTGAGAATTTGTTGCTACACAAATGTCTGTCCTCTCTTTCTATTACTGTATGTGGAGATGTACAGGAATCGCTGGTTGAGACACTCGCAAGAGGCCTTgcaggagaaagtgctgtcaaATTCCTTGATTTGTGCCTCAACGGAAATTTTAGTTCCCGTGGAGCTTCTTTATTGCGGCAGGGTATCTTAAGAAATAGATCACTGACAAGCATTAAGGTTTCTGTCAACGGGGAACCTCCAGAAAATTGGCAGGCTGTTGCGAAGAATCTTCGTGCACAATTTGCCGAGAAGGCGATCGTTTCAGAAATTTATCCAAACACATTCAGCAAAGTGAAAGACAGTCAGTTGACACATTTGAATCGGTTTTTGTCAGAGACTGATTTAAAGCAACAAACTGCTACTCTAAATGTTTGGGGTGAGTTGAGTGGTGATGGTTGCAAGGCATTGTGTGAGGTCTTACTGCACACCCCGGTGTCTCACCTGACGTTAAATATCCACGGACAATTGACCGATCAAATTCTTCGTTACATCACAAGATGTCTTGAACAACAGGGAAAACTCTCGTCAATAACCATCAACGCTTGGGTTGaaatgactgaaaaggaaaacaagcttATTAAAGAACTTGGATTGGACAAAAATCCATCATTTTCATTAAATGTGCATGGAACCAGTTCACCTTTAAAGGAATCAAGTGATAGTAAAGATGTCTCTAGTGACGAGCCACAATCTGTCTTTGCGCTCTTTCAGAAAGCAACTAAAGGCCCATCATCTAAATTTACAGAAGACACTTCGCAGAAATCACTCAcactaaaaattaatgatgacaaGAGCAATGAATGGGAACACGGTCTTGCTGAAGGGTTAGtaggaaacacctctctgaaatcacttccACTGGAAATGTACGACTCTGATGACGAGTATAGTGACGATGACAATGAGTGGGAACGCGGTATTGGtgagggtttagcaagaaacacctcgctggaatcactcacaatcaaaatagTCAACGTGAACGGTAAATGGAGACACGGTCTTGGCGAAGgtttagcaggaaacacctctctgaaatcacttacacttGAAATTGACCTCGATGGTGGCGATAACGAtgaatggggacgcggtcttggtgagggtttagcaagaaacacctcgctggaatcactcacaatcaaaatagTCAACGTTAGTTTCGTGAACGGTAAATGGGGACACGGTCTTGGCGAAGgtttagcaggaaacacctctctgaaatcacttacactggaaattgaaGGCTATGATTACGACCATTATGACGACGAtgaatggggacgcggtcttggtgagggtttagcaagaaacacctcgttggaatcactcacaatcaaaatagTCAACGTTAGTTTCGTGAACGGTAAATGGGGACACGGTCTTGGCGAAGGcttagcaggaaacacctctctgaaatcacttacactggaaattgacCTCGATGGTGACGATAACGAtgaatggggacgcggtcttggtgagggtttagcaagaaacacctcgctggaaacactcacaatcaaaatagTCAACGTCGCGAACGGTGAATGGGGACACGTTCGTTTCGTGAACGGTAAATGGGGACACGGTCTTGGCGAAGgtttagcaggaaacacctctctgaaatcacttacactggaaatgGGCCTCGGTGGTGACGATAACGATAaatggggacgcggtcttggtgagggtttagcaagaaacacctcgctggaatcactcacaatcaaaatagTCGACCTTCGTTTGATGTACATTATATCGGGACACGTTAGTTTCGTGTACGGTAAATGGGGACACGGTCTTGGCGAAGgtttagcaggaaacacctctctgaaatcacttacactggaaattgaaGACTATGATTACGACCATTATGACGACGAtgaatggggacgcggtcttggtgagggtttagcaagaaacacctcgctggaatcactcacattgGCGATTATCTGTTATGATACGGAGAGCAATGACTGGCGATACTTTCTTGGcgaaagtttaggaaaaaacaaCTCTCTGAATTCACTGACACTGACAATTAACAACTGTTCTTACTTGGGCGATAAATGGGGTGTCCTTATTGCTGAGGGTTTGGCAAGAAACACATCTCTGAAGTCAATTACACTGACAATGAACAACTACTTTTACGTGAGCAGTGTATGGGAACTTGGTCTTTTCAGTGGTTCAGCAAGAAACACGTCTCTGAAATCGATCACACTATCAATTAACAACTATGGTATCATGAAGGAAGAATGGAGACACGATATTATCGAGGGCTTAGCAAGAAACGCGTCTCTGACATCAATCACACTAGCAATTAACAACTATGGTGACATGAAGGGAGAATGGGGACATTGTCTTTtcgagggtttagcaagaaacacctcgttGAATTCACTGACATTGACAGCCAACAACTATGGTGACATGAGCAAAGAATGGGGATGCGCTCTTCGCGAGATTTTGAGAAAGCGCGAGTCTTTGACTGAATGTAATTTGATAGTCGACATTTGTGGTAAATGCTGA